The Raphanus sativus cultivar WK10039 unplaced genomic scaffold, ASM80110v3 Scaffold1185, whole genome shotgun sequence genome includes the window AAGAGACATGGGAATCTATGAACCATTTCAACAACTTGTCTCTTGGGGGAATGTCTACAAATCTGATATCAATGATCATAGTCCAAACACTGCTTCTTCCTCTGTTATTCAAGTGGATACTAGAGTTGATGATCACAACAACATCATCAAGGTTactctatatatacatatatatttctcTCAAAAGATTTTTActcttgtgtgtgttttttgcTAATGGTTTGAATTGTGTGCAGTCCAATTATGCTACTTCTCCACATAACCAGATCGAAGCAGAACCTTCTAGTAATGATCATCAGGATGATGATTGTGATGATGATCATGGCAAGATTCATGATAAGGTTTGGAACAAACATATAACTAAGTAgcttttctataaaaaaaaatggctGTTTCTAG containing:
- the LOC130503861 gene encoding transcription factor TGA7-like; amino-acid sequence: MMSSFSPTQLASLRDMGIYEPFQQLVSWGNVYKSDINDHSPNTASSSVIQVDTRVDDHNNIIKSNYATSPHNQIEAEPSSNDHQDDDCDDDHGKIHDKMKRRLAQNREAARKSRLRKKAYVQQLEESRLKLSQLEQELEKVKQHGLRVSNSIPSGTI